A single region of the bacterium genome encodes:
- a CDS encoding recombinase family protein translates to MDNINLQTKKIFLYARKSTDEPERQVLSIEAQMFELREYAKKEGLNIVREFVESKTAKEPGREIFNDMVASIEKNEAEGILAWHPDRLARNSIDGGRIIYLVDTGKITTLKFPTFWFDPTPQGKFMLS, encoded by the coding sequence ATGGACAACATAAATTTACAAACCAAAAAGATTTTTCTCTATGCTCGCAAATCCACGGACGAACCCGAAAGGCAGGTTTTGAGTATTGAGGCGCAAATGTTTGAGTTACGAGAATATGCCAAAAAAGAAGGACTGAATATCGTCCGTGAATTTGTGGAAAGCAAAACCGCCAAAGAGCCGGGCAGAGAGATTTTTAACGACATGGTGGCAAGCATAGAGAAAAATGAAGCGGAAGGAATTTTAGCGTGGCATCCTGACCGCCTTGCTCGTAATTCAATAGACGGCGGACGAATAATTTACTTGGTAGATACTGGCAAAATCACCACGCTAAAATTTCCTACTTTTTGGTTTGATCCGACACCACAGGGAAAATTTATGTTGTCCA